A section of the Scyliorhinus torazame isolate Kashiwa2021f chromosome 21, sScyTor2.1, whole genome shotgun sequence genome encodes:
- the LOC140398481 gene encoding galactoside alpha-(1,2)-fucosyltransferase 2-like isoform X4 has translation MTRSAERPSCIEERNIKSHHHESVEMVLLNKVRVCQRKKIQLFLTLLIGSITLVFINYKYQLGYGNIIARYLHSFENVTMTSRCERVNDSERVKISSKGIWTMNSIGRLGNQMGEYATLYALAKLNGHQAYILPAMANYLSPIFKITLPTLHDSVRNRIHWKGYNLNDWMEDQYRSIPGDYVMFSGYPCSWTFYHHIREEMLREFTFHDFLKEQANAFLRRITGERKNMTYVGVHVRRGDYVHVMPNVWKGVIADKKYLDTAMEYFRNKYKNVVFAVTSNGMDWSKENIDNSKGDVFFSDDPKQSSPADDIAILAHCNHTIMTVGTFGYWAGYLAESLEREPCRTKLKHRHSDESSRIN, from the exons ATGACGAGGTCAGCAG AACGTCCTTCCTGCATTGAGGAAAGAAACATAAAATCACATCATCACGAGTCTGTGGAGATGGTTCTTTTGAACAAAGTTCGTGTTTGTCAAAGGAAGAAAATACAGCTCTTTTTAACTTTGTTAATTGGCTCAATAACATTGGTTTTCATAAACTACAAATATCAGTTAGGATATGGTAACATAATAGCCAGGTATCTTCATTCTTTTGAAAATGTAACCATGACATCgcgatgtgagagagtgaatgactcTGAAAGAGTGAAGATTTCTAGCAAAGGAATTTGGACAATGAACTCTATTGGACGACTTGGCAACCAGATGGGGGAATATGCAACACTGTACGCACTGGCAAAATTGAATGGTCACCAAGCATACATTTTGCCTGCCATGGCCAATTACCTGTCCCCTATCTTCAAAATTACCCTTCCGACCCTCCATGACAGTGTGAGAAATAGAATACACTGGAAGGGTTATAATCTCAATGACTGGATGGAGGATCAGTACCGCAGTATTCCAGGAGACTATGTTATGTTCTCAGGCTACCCATGTTCATGGACCTTTTATCATCATATCCGAGAAGAAATGCTCCGTGAGTTCACCTTTCATGACTTTCTGAAAGAACAGGCCAATGCGTTCCTTAGACGCATTACAGGGGAGCGAAAGAATATGACGTATGTTGGTGTTCACGTTCGAAGGGGAGATTACGTACATGTCATGCCAAATGTGTGGAAAGGAGTTATAGCTGATAAGAAATATTTGGATACAGCAATGGAGTACTTCAGAAATAAATACAAAAATGTTGTTTTTGCCGTGACAAGCAATGGAATGGATTGGAGTAAGGAGAACATCGATAATTCCAAAGGAGATGTTTTCTTTTCAGACGATCCAAAGCAATCCAGTCCAGCTGATGACATTGCTATCCTTGCTCATTGTAATCACACCATAATGACAGTTGGGACATTTGGTTACTGGGCCGGCTACTTGGCAG
- the LOC140398481 gene encoding galactoside alpha-(1,2)-fucosyltransferase 2-like isoform X2, whose amino-acid sequence MTRSAERPSCIEERNIKSHHHESVEMVLLNKVRVCQRKKIQLFLTLLIGSITLVFINYKYQLGYGNIIARYLHSFENVTMTSRCERVNDSERVKISSKGIWTMNSIGRLGNQMGEYATLYALAKLNGHQAYILPAMANYLSPIFKITLPTLHDSVRNRIHWKGYNLNDWMEDQYRSIPGDYVMFSGYPCSWTFYHHIREEMLREFTFHDFLKEQANAFLRRITGERKNMTYVGVHVRRGDYVHVMPNVWKGVIADKKYLDTAMEYFRNKYKNVVFAVTSNGMDWSKENIDNSKGDVFFSDDPKQSSPADDIAILAHCNHTIMTVGTFGYWAGYLAGGETIYLTNFTLPESPFLKNLWRENLAGPN is encoded by the exons ATGACGAGGTCAGCAG AACGTCCTTCCTGCATTGAGGAAAGAAACATAAAATCACATCATCACGAGTCTGTGGAGATGGTTCTTTTGAACAAAGTTCGTGTTTGTCAAAGGAAGAAAATACAGCTCTTTTTAACTTTGTTAATTGGCTCAATAACATTGGTTTTCATAAACTACAAATATCAGTTAGGATATGGTAACATAATAGCCAGGTATCTTCATTCTTTTGAAAATGTAACCATGACATCgcgatgtgagagagtgaatgactcTGAAAGAGTGAAGATTTCTAGCAAAGGAATTTGGACAATGAACTCTATTGGACGACTTGGCAACCAGATGGGGGAATATGCAACACTGTACGCACTGGCAAAATTGAATGGTCACCAAGCATACATTTTGCCTGCCATGGCCAATTACCTGTCCCCTATCTTCAAAATTACCCTTCCGACCCTCCATGACAGTGTGAGAAATAGAATACACTGGAAGGGTTATAATCTCAATGACTGGATGGAGGATCAGTACCGCAGTATTCCAGGAGACTATGTTATGTTCTCAGGCTACCCATGTTCATGGACCTTTTATCATCATATCCGAGAAGAAATGCTCCGTGAGTTCACCTTTCATGACTTTCTGAAAGAACAGGCCAATGCGTTCCTTAGACGCATTACAGGGGAGCGAAAGAATATGACGTATGTTGGTGTTCACGTTCGAAGGGGAGATTACGTACATGTCATGCCAAATGTGTGGAAAGGAGTTATAGCTGATAAGAAATATTTGGATACAGCAATGGAGTACTTCAGAAATAAATACAAAAATGTTGTTTTTGCCGTGACAAGCAATGGAATGGATTGGAGTAAGGAGAACATCGATAATTCCAAAGGAGATGTTTTCTTTTCAGACGATCCAAAGCAATCCAGTCCAGCTGATGACATTGCTATCCTTGCTCATTGTAATCACACCATAATGACAGTTGGGACATTTGGTTACTGGGCCGGCTACTTGGCAGGTGGGGAGACAATTTACCTCACAAACTTTACTTTGCCAGAATCACCATTTCTAAAG
- the LOC140398481 gene encoding galactoside alpha-(1,2)-fucosyltransferase 2-like isoform X3 has protein sequence MVLLNKVRVCQRKKIQLFLTLLIGSITLVFINYKYQLGYGNIIARYLHSFENVTMTSRCERVNDSERVKISSKGIWTMNSIGRLGNQMGEYATLYALAKLNGHQAYILPAMANYLSPIFKITLPTLHDSVRNRIHWKGYNLNDWMEDQYRSIPGDYVMFSGYPCSWTFYHHIREEMLREFTFHDFLKEQANAFLRRITGERKNMTYVGVHVRRGDYVHVMPNVWKGVIADKKYLDTAMEYFRNKYKNVVFAVTSNGMDWSKENIDNSKGDVFFSDDPKQSSPADDIAILAHCNHTIMTVGTFGYWAGYLAGGETIYLTNFTLPESPFLKVFKYEAAFLPEWIGLPADLSPLLPKNDAKLD, from the coding sequence ATGGTTCTTTTGAACAAAGTTCGTGTTTGTCAAAGGAAGAAAATACAGCTCTTTTTAACTTTGTTAATTGGCTCAATAACATTGGTTTTCATAAACTACAAATATCAGTTAGGATATGGTAACATAATAGCCAGGTATCTTCATTCTTTTGAAAATGTAACCATGACATCgcgatgtgagagagtgaatgactcTGAAAGAGTGAAGATTTCTAGCAAAGGAATTTGGACAATGAACTCTATTGGACGACTTGGCAACCAGATGGGGGAATATGCAACACTGTACGCACTGGCAAAATTGAATGGTCACCAAGCATACATTTTGCCTGCCATGGCCAATTACCTGTCCCCTATCTTCAAAATTACCCTTCCGACCCTCCATGACAGTGTGAGAAATAGAATACACTGGAAGGGTTATAATCTCAATGACTGGATGGAGGATCAGTACCGCAGTATTCCAGGAGACTATGTTATGTTCTCAGGCTACCCATGTTCATGGACCTTTTATCATCATATCCGAGAAGAAATGCTCCGTGAGTTCACCTTTCATGACTTTCTGAAAGAACAGGCCAATGCGTTCCTTAGACGCATTACAGGGGAGCGAAAGAATATGACGTATGTTGGTGTTCACGTTCGAAGGGGAGATTACGTACATGTCATGCCAAATGTGTGGAAAGGAGTTATAGCTGATAAGAAATATTTGGATACAGCAATGGAGTACTTCAGAAATAAATACAAAAATGTTGTTTTTGCCGTGACAAGCAATGGAATGGATTGGAGTAAGGAGAACATCGATAATTCCAAAGGAGATGTTTTCTTTTCAGACGATCCAAAGCAATCCAGTCCAGCTGATGACATTGCTATCCTTGCTCATTGTAATCACACCATAATGACAGTTGGGACATTTGGTTACTGGGCCGGCTACTTGGCAGGTGGGGAGACAATTTACCTCACAAACTTTACTTTGCCAGAATCACCATTTCTAAAGGTATTTAAGTATGAGGCGGCGTTTTTACCTGAGTGGATTGGACTTCCTGCTGATCTCTCACCTCTATTACCTAAAAATGATGCAAAATTAGACTAA
- the LOC140398481 gene encoding galactoside alpha-(1,2)-fucosyltransferase 2-like isoform X1 yields MTRSAERPSCIEERNIKSHHHESVEMVLLNKVRVCQRKKIQLFLTLLIGSITLVFINYKYQLGYGNIIARYLHSFENVTMTSRCERVNDSERVKISSKGIWTMNSIGRLGNQMGEYATLYALAKLNGHQAYILPAMANYLSPIFKITLPTLHDSVRNRIHWKGYNLNDWMEDQYRSIPGDYVMFSGYPCSWTFYHHIREEMLREFTFHDFLKEQANAFLRRITGERKNMTYVGVHVRRGDYVHVMPNVWKGVIADKKYLDTAMEYFRNKYKNVVFAVTSNGMDWSKENIDNSKGDVFFSDDPKQSSPADDIAILAHCNHTIMTVGTFGYWAGYLAGGETIYLTNFTLPESPFLKVFKYEAAFLPEWIGLPADLSPLLPKNDAKLD; encoded by the exons ATGACGAGGTCAGCAG AACGTCCTTCCTGCATTGAGGAAAGAAACATAAAATCACATCATCACGAGTCTGTGGAGATGGTTCTTTTGAACAAAGTTCGTGTTTGTCAAAGGAAGAAAATACAGCTCTTTTTAACTTTGTTAATTGGCTCAATAACATTGGTTTTCATAAACTACAAATATCAGTTAGGATATGGTAACATAATAGCCAGGTATCTTCATTCTTTTGAAAATGTAACCATGACATCgcgatgtgagagagtgaatgactcTGAAAGAGTGAAGATTTCTAGCAAAGGAATTTGGACAATGAACTCTATTGGACGACTTGGCAACCAGATGGGGGAATATGCAACACTGTACGCACTGGCAAAATTGAATGGTCACCAAGCATACATTTTGCCTGCCATGGCCAATTACCTGTCCCCTATCTTCAAAATTACCCTTCCGACCCTCCATGACAGTGTGAGAAATAGAATACACTGGAAGGGTTATAATCTCAATGACTGGATGGAGGATCAGTACCGCAGTATTCCAGGAGACTATGTTATGTTCTCAGGCTACCCATGTTCATGGACCTTTTATCATCATATCCGAGAAGAAATGCTCCGTGAGTTCACCTTTCATGACTTTCTGAAAGAACAGGCCAATGCGTTCCTTAGACGCATTACAGGGGAGCGAAAGAATATGACGTATGTTGGTGTTCACGTTCGAAGGGGAGATTACGTACATGTCATGCCAAATGTGTGGAAAGGAGTTATAGCTGATAAGAAATATTTGGATACAGCAATGGAGTACTTCAGAAATAAATACAAAAATGTTGTTTTTGCCGTGACAAGCAATGGAATGGATTGGAGTAAGGAGAACATCGATAATTCCAAAGGAGATGTTTTCTTTTCAGACGATCCAAAGCAATCCAGTCCAGCTGATGACATTGCTATCCTTGCTCATTGTAATCACACCATAATGACAGTTGGGACATTTGGTTACTGGGCCGGCTACTTGGCAGGTGGGGAGACAATTTACCTCACAAACTTTACTTTGCCAGAATCACCATTTCTAAAGGTATTTAAGTATGAGGCGGCGTTTTTACCTGAGTGGATTGGACTTCCTGCTGATCTCTCACCTCTATTACCTAAAAATGATGCAAAATTAGACTAA